The window TGCTGGTGATTCACGGCGGGCCGGCCGGCGCCTTCCAGACCTCATTCGCTTTGCGCCGCGGTGCCTACCCGGTGCAGGCCTTTGCCTCGCAGGGATACGTCGTCTTCATGCCCAACCCGCGTGGCTCGGGCGGCTACGGCGAACGCTTCCGCAAGGCCAACATAAAGGACTGGGGCTACTCCGACTATAACGACATCCAGGACGGCGTGGACGACCTGGTGGCCCGTGGCATCGCCGACAAGGACCGCCTGGGAGTGATGGGCTGGTCCTACGGCGGCTTCATGACCTCCTGGACCATCACCCAGACGCAACGCTTCAAGGCGGCTTCGGTCGGCGCCGGCGTGACCAACCTGTTCTCCATGTACGGCACCACTGACATCCCGCCCTTCCAGGAGTCCTACTTCGGCGCCCGCCCCTGGGAGGACCGCGAGCTCTACGCCAAGCACTCGGCCATGAGCTTCGTGGACAAGGTCACCACGCCGACGCTCATCCAGCACGGCACCGAAGATCGCCGCGTGCCGCTCTCCCAGGGCGAAGAGCTCTACACCGCGCTGCGCTCCCGCGGCGTTACGGTGGAGATGGTGAAGTACCCGCGCTCGCAGCACGGACTCACCGAGCCCAAGCTCATCCGCGACTCCATGATGCGGAACCTGGAATGGTTCGACCGCTACGTGATGGGCAACGCCGCCGCGGCCAAGTGGCACACGGGGAAATAGGAAGTAAAAGGGAAAAGGGAAAAGGGAAGCCTTCCTTCCTGGCCTTTTCTAGTTCTTGACTTTTTCCTTTTAACTTTTCCCTTTTCCCTTGTTTTCTCTATTCCCCCGTCGCCGGCCTGGTCATCAGCTCCCGGATCGCCTCCTGCGGCGGCTTGCCCTGGTTCAGGATGGCGTGCATCTGAGCGGTGATGGGCATCTCCACGTTCTTCCGGCTGGCGAGTTCGCGGGCAGCATTCGTGGTCAGAACTCCTTCCGCCACCATGCCGTGCATTTCGGCGAGGACGTCTGGAAGCTTGCGGCCTTTCCCCAGCTCCACACCCAGGGTGCGGTTGCGCGAGAGGCCGCCGGTGCAAGTAAGGACCAGGTCGCCCATGCCGGCCAGGCCCGCCAGGGTCTCGTGGTGCCCGCCGCAGGCCACAGCCAGGCGGGTGATTTCCGACAGCCCGCGGGTCATCAAGGCGGCGATGGTGTTGTGCCCCAGTCCCAGCCCCACGCACACCCCGGCGGCGATGGCGATGATGTTCTTGAGCGCGCCGCCCAGCTCCACGCCCACCACGTCCTCGTTGGTATAGACACGGAAGTTGGGGTCGCTGAACTCGCTCTGCACCGTCGCGCCCAGCTCCTTGTCGGTGGAGGCGATGGTGATGGCGGTGGGGTCGCCGCGCGCCGCCTCGCGCGCGAACGACGGCCCGCTCAGCGCGCCCATGCGCGGCGGAAAGCCCGCTGGTGAATACTGGATCACGTCGGTCGCCACCTCCGTCATGCGGTGAGAAGTTCCGCTTTCCAGCCCCTTGGTGGCGCTCACGAAGAGCATCTTGGGGTTCAGCGACCCGGGCATCTGTTCATAGACGCTGCGGCAATGCTGCGAGGGCACTGCCGTCACCACGATCTCCGCTCCATCCAGCGCCTGTTCCATGCGCGTGACCACCGCCACCGCCTCCGGCAAGGGAAACCCGGGGAGGAAGATCTGATTCACGCGCTGGGTGCGGATGGCCTCGGCGACCGCCTTCTCGAACGCCCACAGCCGCACCTGGTGGCGTCCGTTGCGGCTCAGCACTACGGCCAGCGCCGTTCCCCAGGAACCCGCACCGATGACGGCGATGCGGCTCATGTGCGCCTCCACTGCCAGCGCGGTTCGGAGCCGGCGAACAGGCGGCGCAGGTTCTCGTGGTGACGCGCCACCACCAGCACCGCCGTTGCGCACATCGCGCCCAGAGCCGCTGGCGAAGAGTCGGAAGAGCGGGTCAGGTAGGCCAGCACCGGGACCGCGGCCACCGCCACGGTCGAACCCAGCGCCACATAGCGGAAGGCAACCACCATCAGAAGAAAAATGGCCAGGGCTGCGAGGATGACCTTGGGTGCGAGCAGCACGAACGCGCCTGCTCCGGTGGCCACACCCTTGCCGCCACGAAACTTCAGCCAGGGAGGGAAGACGTGTCCGGCGACGGCAAGCAAGGCAGCCATCGAGGCAGCGGGCTGGGCATGACCGATCCCCTCCCAGCTGAATTGGGCAAGGACGCCCTGTTCGGCGTAGCCCAGCAGGGCTACTGCGGCCAGCACGGCCAGCGCTCCCTTGCTCGCGTCCAGGACCAGGGTCAGCAGTCCAAGTCCCGGCGCGGCGCGCGCCACATTGGTCGCTCCGATGTTCCCGCTGCCGCTCTCCCGGATGTCGTGTCCGCGGAAGGCGCGCACCAGCAGGTAGCCGAAGGGGATTGAGCCCAGCAGGTAGGCGGCGGCGGCAATGAGGACGTAAATAGCCATTCAGGACAGCGCGAAGCGCTCGATCTTCCTGTACTCGGCCCCGGCGGGAGACAGCTTGCTCTCGTACAGGAAGAACTCGCGGGCGGTCATTGTACCGAACTCGGGTTCGGGGAGAGAGGCCAGTTTCTCCTGCAGCTTCTGGAAGCGGGCGCTGGCGGCATCGCCGGGCCCGCCCTGCGGACGTCCGGAGCCGGCGCGCGCCAGGGTCAGGTGTGGAGTGTAGGGCGCCCGCTCCCGCCCCGTGGAAAACGGCGCCACAGCAGCGTCCACCGCCGACGCCAGTTGCGAGAGGTTGGGGCCCGCCTGGATCCCGATCCAGAAGACCCGGGGCGCCTTGGACGTGGGGAAAAAGCCGTATCCCTTGAAGGTAAACTCTGCCGTTTGGACGCGAATGCCACTCAGCGCGCGCTGGATCTGTTCCGCCCTATCTGGGCCGGCTTCGCCGATGAACTTCAACGTGAGGTGTAGGGACTCCGGCCGCACCCAGCGTACTTCGCTGGCGGGCGCGAAGCCGCGCACTCCGTCGAGAAAGCGCGTCAGGCGCTCGCGGATGGGCTCGTCAATGTCGATGGCAACGAATAAACGCATAATGAATGACCGAGGGCCTACATCAACTTTTTCCTCACCATATCCAACGCCTGCTGGCTGGCCTGCCAGCGGACCTTCTCCCGGTCGCCGGGGAAGGTGCGCTCGACTACTTCGGTCTTGCGGCCGTCGGCCAGAGCGTGGAAGACCAGGCCCACGGGCTTCTCGCTGCTCCCCCCGGTGGGTCCGGCGATTCCCGTGATGCCCACTCCCAGGGTCGAGCCGGTGCGCTTGCGGACTCCCTCGGCCAGGGCCACGGCCACCTCGCGACTCACCGCGCCGTGCTCGGCCAGGACCTTCGCCGGGACGTCCAGGAAGGCACTCTTGAGGTCATCAGCATAAGCCACCACGCCGCCCCGGAAGTAGCGGGAGCTGCCGCTCACCCGGGTCAGGCGCTCGGCCACCAGGCCTCCGGTGCAGGATTCGGCCACGGCAATGGTTGCGCCGCGCATCTGCAAGTAGTAGCCGGCGATCTGCTCCAAGGACTCCCCGCTGCGGGAGTACACCGCGTCCTCGAGCTCGTCTTCGAGCTTGTCCGCCAGCTCCTCCACCAGCTTCTCCGCCACCGCCTGCGAATCCGCGCGAGCCCGCAGGTGCAGCTGCACCTCTCCCGCGGCGGCCAGGATCGTCGTCTCCACCTTCTTGGCCTTGGAGTAGATGGGAGCCACCTGGGCGTCGAGCTGCGACTCCGGCATCAGCGCCACCTTGAGGACGCGGGTCGCGATGTAGAGCGGCGGCACCAGCGCGCGCAACCGTTCCATGCAGTGATTCTCGAACATGGGCATCAGCTCGTTGGGGGGGCCGGGCAGCAGGACGACGACCTGCCGCGCCTCGGCGGAGCCGCATTCCAGCCAGTGTCCCGGAGCCGTGCCGTTTGGGTTGGGCAAGGTCTCCGCGCCCTCGATGACGTCAGCCTGGCGCAGGTTGTTCTCCGGCATCTTCAGGCGGCGGCGCGCAAAGCGCGCGTAGAGCTCGCCCGACAGCGCCGGATCGCGCCGCAGTCCGCGTCCCAGCGCCGCCGCCACTGATTCCCGCGTCAGGTCGTCCTCGGTCGGCCCCAGGCCTCCTATGCAGATCACCAGGTCCGTGCGCTCGAGCGCCAGCTTCACCGCTCCCTCGATGTGTGCCCGCCGATCGCCCACGATGGTCTTGAAGGCAACCTCCACCCCCAGCTGGTTCAGCTTCTCGGTCAAGAACAGGGAATTGCTGTCCTGGCGGTAGGGAGTGAGCAGCTCGGAGCCGACGGCGATGATCTCGGCATTCATGCGCAGGCGTATTGTCTCATTGATTCCCGGAGCGGTTGAGCGCCGGCATCAGTCCAGCAGCGGCCGGCCCGCCACGTCCCAGGCCAGGTGGTGGACGGCGTTGATGGTGGCCAGGATGGCAGAGTGGCTGCGGGTGAACGCCAGCCCGATCAGGCCGTGTCCGGCGACCGCCAGCGAACCCTGCCGGTCGGGAGTGATCTTGACGATGCCGCGGCGGCCGGCCAGCGAGGCGGCCACATACAGGTTGCCTTCCGCGTCGAAGGCCAGGCCCTGCGGGCGTCCCAGGCCCCGATAAAACACTGAGACCACGCCGTGCATGTCGATGCGGTACACGGCGTCGTAGCTGGAAGTGGTGGGGCCGGTCACGAACAGGCTGCCGTCGGCGGCAAAGGCCAAGTGGTAGGCGGCCACGCTGGGCTCCAGCGTGGCAAAGACGAAGATCTGCCGGTCACGCCCGATCTTGAAGATGGTCCCGCTGCGGTCGCCCACGTACAGGTTCTCCTCGCGGTCGAAGGCCATCCCGGTAGCGATGCCCATGCCCTCGGCGTAGGTGGAGAGCGTGCCGTTCGGGGCGACGCGGTACACCGTCCCGTCGTAGCGCGAGGAAACGTACATCCGTCCCTCGCGGTCGAAGGCCATCCCGGTGGCGTTCATCAGTTCGGAAACGAAGGGCTTCACCGCGAAGTCGGAGTCGATCTTGTAGATGGAGACCGGGACCTTCTGCCCGCGCGAGCCGGAAAAGGTTACGAAGATGTTGCCCTTCGCGTCGATGGCGGGGTTGGCCACCGGGTGCAGGTTCTCGGCGATGGGCACGGCGATGTGGACGGGCTGCGGGTTGCTCTGATGGCCGTCGATGGCTACCACCACCGAG of the Terriglobales bacterium genome contains:
- the plsY gene encoding glycerol-3-phosphate 1-O-acyltransferase PlsY; protein product: MAIYVLIAAAAYLLGSIPFGYLLVRAFRGHDIRESGSGNIGATNVARAAPGLGLLTLVLDASKGALAVLAAVALLGYAEQGVLAQFSWEGIGHAQPAASMAALLAVAGHVFPPWLKFRGGKGVATGAGAFVLLAPKVILAALAIFLLMVVAFRYVALGSTVAVAAVPVLAYLTRSSDSSPAALGAMCATAVLVVARHHENLRRLFAGSEPRWQWRRT
- the thpR gene encoding RNA 2',3'-cyclic phosphodiesterase, with amino-acid sequence MRLFVAIDIDEPIRERLTRFLDGVRGFAPASEVRWVRPESLHLTLKFIGEAGPDRAEQIQRALSGIRVQTAEFTFKGYGFFPTSKAPRVFWIGIQAGPNLSQLASAVDAAVAPFSTGRERAPYTPHLTLARAGSGRPQGGPGDAASARFQKLQEKLASLPEPEFGTMTAREFFLYESKLSPAGAEYRKIERFALS
- a CDS encoding gluconolaconase, giving the protein MGISDRLLGRKNVNGKPHIDALLPAAALFGGEIRIVGSGLKPPALGRPQVQFGDVNGAIVISSDDFLITRVPEGATSGSVVVAIDGHQSNPQPVHIAVPIAENLHPVANPAIDAKGNIFVTFSGSRGQKVPVSIYKIDSDFAVKPFVSELMNATGMAFDREGRMYVSSRYDGTVYRVAPNGTLSTYAEGMGIATGMAFDREENLYVGDRSGTIFKIGRDRQIFVFATLEPSVAAYHLAFAADGSLFVTGPTTSSYDAVYRIDMHGVVSVFYRGLGRPQGLAFDAEGNLYVAASLAGRRGIVKITPDRQGSLAVAGHGLIGLAFTRSHSAILATINAVHHLAWDVAGRPLLD
- a CDS encoding competence/damage-inducible protein A, with amino-acid sequence MNAEIIAVGSELLTPYRQDSNSLFLTEKLNQLGVEVAFKTIVGDRRAHIEGAVKLALERTDLVICIGGLGPTEDDLTRESVAAALGRGLRRDPALSGELYARFARRRLKMPENNLRQADVIEGAETLPNPNGTAPGHWLECGSAEARQVVVLLPGPPNELMPMFENHCMERLRALVPPLYIATRVLKVALMPESQLDAQVAPIYSKAKKVETTILAAAGEVQLHLRARADSQAVAEKLVEELADKLEDELEDAVYSRSGESLEQIAGYYLQMRGATIAVAESCTGGLVAERLTRVSGSSRYFRGGVVAYADDLKSAFLDVPAKVLAEHGAVSREVAVALAEGVRKRTGSTLGVGITGIAGPTGGSSEKPVGLVFHALADGRKTEVVERTFPGDREKVRWQASQQALDMVRKKLM
- a CDS encoding NAD(P)H-dependent glycerol-3-phosphate dehydrogenase produces the protein MSRIAVIGAGSWGTALAVVLSRNGRHQVRLWAFEKAVAEAIRTQRVNQIFLPGFPLPEAVAVVTRMEQALDGAEIVVTAVPSQHCRSVYEQMPGSLNPKMLFVSATKGLESGTSHRMTEVATDVIQYSPAGFPPRMGALSGPSFAREAARGDPTAITIASTDKELGATVQSEFSDPNFRVYTNEDVVGVELGGALKNIIAIAAGVCVGLGLGHNTIAALMTRGLSEITRLAVACGGHHETLAGLAGMGDLVLTCTGGLSRNRTLGVELGKGRKLPDVLAEMHGMVAEGVLTTNAARELASRKNVEMPITAQMHAILNQGKPPQEAIRELMTRPATGE